A single genomic interval of Hevea brasiliensis isolate MT/VB/25A 57/8 chromosome 4, ASM3005281v1, whole genome shotgun sequence harbors:
- the LOC110659487 gene encoding casein kinase 1-like protein 10, producing MDHVIGGKYKLGRKIGSGSFGELYLGINVQSGDEVAVKLESAKTKHPQLHYESKLYMLLQGGTGIPHLKWFGVEGDHNVMVIDLLGPSLEDLFNYCNRKISLKTVLMLADQLINRVEYMHSRGFLHRDIKPDNFLMGLGRKANQVYIIDYGLAKKYKDLQTHKHIPYRENKNLTGTARYASVNTHLGVEQSRRDDLESLGYVLMYFLRGSLPWQGLKAGTKKQKYDKISEKKMLTPIELLCKNYPSEFTSYFHYCRSLRFDDTPDYSYLKRLFRDLFIREGYQFDYVFDWTILKYPQIGSSSRARTSSKPAINPGPSAERVERPSVGQEIRDRFSGAVEAFARRNGSGHALHGDHSRHRSTDDVPSSKAVHTGSERHRPSSRNGSTSKRAVVSSSRPSSSGELSENRSTRLLSSSGRLSTTHRVQPGFESKSSSFTRATATRGGRDDTLGSFELLSIGTGKRK from the exons ATGGATCATGTTATTGGTGGCAAGTATAAGCTTGGAAGGAAGATCGGTAGTGGATCCTTTGGTGAACTTTATTTGG GCATAAACGTGCAAAGTGGAGACGAAGTGGCTGTTAAGTTG GAATCTGCAAAGACAAAGCACCCTCAGCTTCACTATGAGTCAAAGCTCTATATGCTTCTTCAAGGAGGAA CGGGTATTCCCCATCTGAAATGGTTTGGAGTCGAGGGTGATCACAATGTCATGGTTATTGACCTTCTTGGACCAAGCTTAGAAGACTTGTTTAATTATTGCAATCGGAAAATTTCCTTGAAAACGGTTTTGATGCTTGCAGATCAATTA ATAAACAGAGTTGAATATATGCACTCTCGAGGTTTTCTTCACCGTGATATAAAGCCTGACAACTTTTTAATGGGGTTAGGGCGTAAAGCAAATCAG GTCTATATCATTGATTATGGCCTTGCAAAAAAATACAAGGATCTTCAAACACACAAACATATACCATACAG GGAAAACAAAAATCTCACAGGCACAGCTCGCTATGCTAGTGTTAACACACATCTTGGAGTTG AGCAAAGCAGAAGGGATGATCTGGAATCTCTTGGTTATGTGCTTATGTATTTTCTGAGAGGAAG cCTTCCCTGGCAAGGCTTGAAAGCTGGGACTAAAAAGCAGAAATATGACAAGATCAGTGAAAAGAAGATGCTTACTCCTATAGAG TtgctttgcaaaaactatccttCAGAATTCACATCATATTTCCATTATTGCCGATCATTGCGATTTGACGATACACCAGATTACTCGTATCTTAAGAGGCTCTTTCGGGACTTATTTATTCGAGAAG GGTATCAGTTTGACTATGTATTTGACTGGACTATATTAAAGTATCCCCAGATTGGCTCCAGTTCTAGAGCAAGG ACAAGCAGCAAACCAGCTATAAATCCAGGTCCATCAGCAGAAAGAGTGGAACGACCGTCAG TGGGCCAGGAGATACGAGATAGATTCTCAGGTGCAGTTGAGGCATTTGCTCGAAGAAATGGTTCTGGGCATGCTTTGCATGGGGATCACTCCCGACACAGGTCTACAGATGATGTGCCATCATCTAAGGCTGTG CATACTGGTTCTGAAAGGCACCGACCATCTTCTCGAAATGGTAGTACTTCAAAGAGGGCTGTCGTATCAAGCAGCCGGCCAAGCTCATCTGGTGAGCTTAGTGAGAATCGGTCAACACGGTTGCTCTCAAGCAGTGGTCGATTGTCCACGACCCATAGAGTGCAACCTGGGTTTGAGTCGAAATCATCTTCATTTACTCGTGCTACAGCCACAAGAGGCGGTCGTGATGATACACTTGGGAGCTTTGAGCTTCTGTCCATTGGCACAGGAAAAAGGAAATAA